The following is a genomic window from Rutidosis leptorrhynchoides isolate AG116_Rl617_1_P2 chromosome 8, CSIRO_AGI_Rlap_v1, whole genome shotgun sequence.
ATCTTTCGATATCTGAAGCCAATACACTAGAAATTCCTTTTTGTGAGAAAGAGATTTGGGATGCCATTAATGATTGTGGTGGTACAAAAGCCCCGGGCCGGACGGTTTCAATTTAAGTTTCTACAAAAAATATTGGGATATTTTAAAAGTTGATTTGGTTAACGCTTTCCATCGCTTTTGGGAAAATGGCGAGATCTCAAGGGGTTGTAATGCGTCTTTTTTAACCCTTGTTCCCAAGGTCACGGATCCGATCTCCCTAAATGATTATAGGCCGATAAGTCTTATAGGTAGCTACTATAAGATATTGGCCAAAGTGCTTTCGAATCGGCTTAGGAAAGTCATCCCAAATCTCGTGGGTTTCGAACAAAGTGCGTTTATCAAGGAAGAAACATTTTGGATGGCGTGCTTATCGCTAATGAGACGATTGACTATATCAAGAAATCAAAGGCTAAGAGTCTCATCTTTAAAGTGGACTTTGAGAAAGCTTTCGATAGTTTGAGTTAGGAATTTCTAATTGAAGTCATGGGTTTCATGGGGTTTGGCGAGAAATGGCGTCAATGGATTCTCTCTTGTCTTAAATCCGCctagatctctattcttgtcaacggATCTCCCACAAGTGAGTTTAATCTTGGTAAGGGGTTAGGCAAGGCGACCCCCTTTCCCCTTTTCTTTATATTCTTGCCGCCGAAGGTTTAAATGCGTTAACGAAGTCTGCGGTTGATAATAATCTCTTCTCGGGCGTGGTGATTGGTAAGGATAAAGTTTGTATCTCGCACCTTCAGTACGCGGACGATACGATATACTTTGGTGAATGGGACCCTCACAACATTCGCAACCTTATGAAGCTTCTTAAGTGTTTTGAGCACACCTCGGGTCTCAAAGTAAATTATCAAAAAAGCACGCTATTCGGCTTAGGTGTGGAGTATCATGAGATAGAATATATGGCTAAGTGTTATGATTGTAAAATTGGCTCGCTTCCATTCAATTATCTTGGCCTACCAATTGGCGCGAACATGAAAAAAATGAGTAATTGAAAACCGGATATCGATAAGTTTGAGAAACGTCTTTCGGATTGGAAGGCACGTATGGTTTCATTTGGTGGTCGTGCGACTCTTGTTAAATCGGTGCTCAATAGTCTCTCGTTGTATTTCTTCTCACTCTTCCGTGCCCCGCCTTGTGTGATAAGTAAACTCGAAAGTGTGAGACGttcttttttttggggcgggtcgggtaatgataaaaaaattgcttgggttaaatgggatgagGTTCTTCTACCTTATGGGATGGGAGGACAAAATTTGGGCTCTTTGAATAGAAAAAACTTAGCTttgatcggcaagtggtggtggaggttcaaaaccgaaccCACTTCCTTGTGGGTCAAAGTTATCTCTAGTATCTATGGGtcttcggggggggggggggggggggggttgggcACTTCTAATAATTTTTCATGTTCTACTTATAGTTCCACTTGGGCGAATATTATAAAAGTTGGTGCGAAACTTGACGATATTGGAGTTGCTTTTTCAAATTCGTTTGCAAGAGTCATCGGGAACGGATCGGACACTTCATTTTGGCTAGATACATGGGTCGGTGACATACCCTTTTGTTGCAAATTCAAGAGGCTTTTCAAGTTAGAGGCAAATCCAAATGTTGCGGTTGCGGATCGATGGCAAAGGAATGGTTCAGGGTGGGAAGGAAATTGGGATTGGGTGCGATCTCCTAGTAGACGGACGGAGTTGGAGCTAGCGGACCTAAAGGCATTGCTTCGGGATTGTGTACTTGAGACGGACAAATGTGATTCTTGGCGTTGGGAAGGTTCGAGCAATGGACTCTACTCAACAAAAAGACTCACCTCTCTTATTGATTCAAAGTTGTTAATAGCGGGTACTAATGTGATCGAATCCTTACTAAATAATTTGGTTCCAAAAAAAGTTGAATTATTTGTTTGGAGGTCAAGAAGGAAGCGAATTCCAACACTAATCGAGCTTGATAAACATGGGATTGACCTTCACTCGGTTCGTTGCCCTCTTTGTGACGATGGAGTGGAATCAATTGAACACGCATTACTTTTTTGCAAACATGCGTTCGAGGTATGGGAGAAAGTATTCAAATGGTGGGGTATTAATTTTTTTCTCTTCGGTGAGTCTATGCGAAATACTACAAGGGACTTCAAATGTATCGATGTCGGAGCCGGGTTTCAAAATTTGGCAAGCGGTTCTTTGGTCGAGTTGCTATCTCATTTGGTGGAACCGGAATCAAAAGGTGTTCAATAACAAATGTTGGACCTCTCCGATTGCACTATGTGAAATTCAAAGTAAATCATTCGAGTGGATCGCGAAAAGATGCAAATTCTCAAATATTGATTGGCATTCTTGGTTGCATAATCCTATTTCTCTTGTGTTGTAATTGTTAATGTGTGTATTCTTTTTATAGTTAGCCTAATAGCTTGTTGGCTAGCTTTAACACTCTCGCGCTGTAtttgtttatttttattaatataatggttgcctttttaaaaaaaaaaaaaaaaaaaaattgttaataaCTTTCCTTGATAACTACCTCACTAACATAATGTACCATGATGCAATGTATTAAATTATTTCTTAAACATAACCCTTTGGACTATGGGTAAAAAAATCATTCTTTTTTTTCTAATTTACTAACCAAAATCACCCATATTGTATAATGTGTTATACTGTAATGTAATAGATATCACATCAATATCAGAATCAGATTATGTATCAATAGATATCACCTTCCTACAGAAAATAATAACGGCCTATATTTGATTCAGATTTGGTCAAATCCATTCCGCAATAAAATAAAAAACTCGTCATCAATATTATTGCAATTAGGTGAATAAAAATAATTCCAAATATATTTTCCCAAACGTACAGTATTTTGGTGTAAAACGATTTTGACCACCCGAAACCTTGAAATTTCGTAAGAGTTACTTTCATGCAAGAACAAGTGATCACAGAAAATGCGTAAAACGTAGATAAATTATGTTTCGTGAAGATGGGTTGAAGCTGAATTTTGTATCTGAAAGCTGACATAAAAAACAAAACTTCTTGGTCCATAAAACTTATACATTAAGTTTTGGAGGATATATCATTATTACTCTTttattatatgtttttttttttaaacatccaCAATCTATTAAAATACGCCAAACGGGCGACACTAGCAAGGAGCTAGAGTAAGCCCGGGCCACGAAAATTACAACGGCTTAATGCgctaatcatttcaatttacattcgaTTTGCTTATACTTCtaaatcaattaaatgaagaaagacAAACAGAATCAAACAAAGTACATCTCTTCATAGGTTTTTCCTGAAACAACTTTCTATTCTTAAATCTCTAAATATGTCAAACTGTAGATGCCAATGGCGGAACTTGAGCATCAATATTAGGAGGGTCGAAATACTTTTAATTTGAACGACTTTGACTTTGAAAGATTAATTTCGACTTTGACAAACTTAACCCGTTTTCGACCCTTTGACTGCTATAGCCGATTAATTAAATCATTTTATATAAGTATGTATTCAAAATATTCAAATATCTCTATATGTAAAGATAAATATATAGTTAATTTTGAACCTTATAACTTATGACAAACCGATAATGCAAATTTTTGAGTTAGTGGACACAAGTGTAAAGTTAAATTTTACCACTATTACTTAAATTAAATTCATAATTAGTTAATGAAATAAATTCAAACCATAAGGGTTATGCATGAAGTCAAGAACAATTTAAACACACTAAATTGAATATTGTTTTAAACAAATTAATGAAGTTATTATATAATGTTAACATATTAGTATACAACAATTAAAATCAAAGAACTAAAAAAAGACTAGTCAAATCTTATACGGAAAGTAAACCAATAACATATTTGAAAATACTCATGAAACAATAGATCTAGTAACCTTATGAAGAGTGAGAGGGCCACGTGAATAATAAAGCAATGAAACTAAGAgtgaattttcacaatatttatacTACTAATTCTAAAGAGTGGGAGCGCCATTGTCCTCTTTTGTCCTCATGATGTTCCGCCAATGGTAGACGCAATAATGATATACAATCTGGCTTTGATGTTTAGAGCTGCACGTCAATCTTCATACCAAGCAATAAATTTCGTCCATTGCGAGAACACCGAAAGCTGAATATCGGTCCAAATTCTTAATTTCCTCCATAACTCTTCGGAATCTCGCACTCGAACACCACATGATGAATAGACTCAATGTTACAACCACATGATACACACCAAATCGCCTCAATCTCCAAGCCACAACGCGATAAATTAAGGCGAGTATGGAGCCTATCTAAAGCAAGTCTCCATATAAAATTGTTAATCTTCCTCGGAATCTCCTTGATCCACATCTTGTAAATATTATCCGTAGGTAAAATTGCCTCATCAATATAGCATCTAGTCCCACTAACCGAATACCCATTGTCCTCCGCAAGAGACCAATGCCAAGAATCACGTTCATCCCTTAGCACAACATGACCAATTTTCGAACATAGATCACGTAATGCCGCACCATTTCTGGCTCCAATGTCATTCTGAATCCACGTCCATTCCCATGACCCGTTAATCAGTTTGTCCGCAATCGAGCAATCCTCTTCTAGATCCAAACAAAACAAACGCCAAATTTATCTATTAACGTGCCATCACCAAGCCAATTATCCTTCCAAAATCTAATAGTATCACCCCTCCCCACCTTACGTCGAAGCACATCTGCAGGTAAGAGGTTCGAATCCTTCGTTTTCTGAAATGAGGCCACGATGTTACACCAAATAGAATTAGAGAACCGAGTGTTTTGAAGACCACCATCAGTTCCGTGTACTGTCTTGATCACACGCACAGTGAATTTACTAAACACCAAATCCATCTAAATAAAAGGCCAAGATTGAACAGCCGAAGACTCCCAATATCAAGATCGCCAGTAACACAAGAATTAAGTGCTAATTCCCATTGGATCCAATGCATTTTCTTTTTTTCACAAGAGCTACCCCAAAAGAATTTCGATCGTAATCTTTCAAGATCCTTCAACACTAACTCTAGACATTTAAATATGGACAAATAATAAATGCCTAAGCTCCCCAATACTGCCTTGATAAGAGTTAACCGGCTACCAATCGAAAGAAGATTTTCTTTCCACCCCACTAATTTTTTTAATAAACTGGTCTTTAAGAGCACTCCATGATGAATAAAGTTCATATTTGCCCCCATCGGTAATCCTAAGTGCATGAATGGAAATGTACCCTTCGAACAATCGAGTTCACTTACATAATTGTCAACCAAGGACTCGTGCACTCCGAGTCCGAATAAATGAGATTTAGCCACTTTATTCTTCAACTCGGAAATTCTGTAAAAATCATTTAACACTCGTAAAGTGTTTAAAGACTTTCTCTATTCCACTCTGATAAAATCACCGCGTCATCCGCATAAAAAAGATGCGATACTTTAACATCAGGATTAGGAGTTAAGTAACCAGTAATCCCTCCCGCATCCACTTTCTCTTTCAAGCATAAATGCAACCCTTCCataatcaataaaaataaatacgagcttAACGGGTCACCTTGACGAGACCACGTTGAAGATGAAACTCCCATGTGGGGCTGCCATTAACTAAAATGGACATACGTGCGGAATGAAGACACATACAATCCAAGCTCTCCAAACATTACCGAATCCTAAAGAAACAAGCATATGATCCAAAAAATCCCAACTGACGGTATCGTATGCTTTTTCAAAATCAACCATAAAGATCATTAAATTTTTTTATGTTCTTTTTATACCAACCAATCAACTCTCTTACAATCATTGGCCCTTCTAAACTTTTTCTGCCTTTAATAAAAGCAGATTGTTCATTGCAAATGATTTTATCGATAACTAAAGCTAGAAGGCTAGTCAAAACCTTAGTTATGATTTTATATTAGACTCCTATCAATGAAATTGACCCGATAGTCTTTGTAACATGAAGGGTTCGATACCTTGGGAATTAGAGTAATGAAAGCAGACGCATCGCCTTTCGGTAACTGGAACTCGTTGAATGCTTTCTAAATGGACCGAACCAAATCATCTTTAATAATTTCCCAATATTTCTTGATAAAGAAGAACGTGAACCCGTCTGAACCTGGGGATTTTTCATTCCCACAATTCCATGCTATTGTCTGGATTTCAAGTTCCGTGATCGGAGCTTTGAGCAGCAGATTGTCATCCAACAATAGCCGATTATCTGGACTAAAATTAGGAAATACACCATCAAGCTGCTCCCTTCTAAATTTGAATATGTAGTACTCTTTGAGTGCATATCCATAATCCAAACCCCAATAAACGATAATCCCGAAATAGCTTGTTTACATCTTCGTTATTTTAGTAAACCATGAAAAAATGTCGAGTTTTCATCCCCTTCCACATCCCACTTCACTTTTGCCTTTTGAACATCTTCTTTCTCCTCAATATCTTATAGATCAGCAAGTTCGACCATTAAATTCACTCTTTTTTGTAGTTCAATCTCCATTACAGAGTGATCGTATACCTTTGCTTCGATAACATTTAGTCTATCATTTGCcacattaattctagtttgagctcCCGATCTTCTATGTTTGACCCATGGTTTGATAGCATTTTTCAAAACTTTTAGCTTGTCATGAAACTCAGTATTTTCTACGTATTCAGGATCCACAATCAACCAATTAATCAATGCATCAAATCCTTCCATATTTTCCCACGAGTGAAATAACTTAAACGAATATGGCCCGCAATCAAAATTCGTATCATGGAGATTAACTGGCCAATGATCGGAGTAACCCCGAGGAAGAGCATCTAACCTCAAATCCGAGAATACTTCCATAACATTATGAGAAACAAGGACCGTATCAATCCTACTCACTTTCGAATCTGGTGTATCCATCTAAGTAAAGTGATGACCGTGTAACGGAATGTCAACCAATCCCTCATCTCCAATAAATGAGTTAAACATATTTTCCTCCTCCGGGTAAAAAATATAAGCAAATTGTTCACAAGCAAACTGTTCACATTCGAATCTAACTTCGTTCATATCACCGAAGAGAACGAATGCACCATCCTGGCTACGGCCcataaatattaatcataaaaaAATTTCATTCGAATTACACCATTTCCCTTTGAAGATTACTTAATTTTCGTCACACCAAATATGCTTTTTAAGAAAATAATTCGGATCCCATATAGAGATGAGTCCACCTGAAAAGCCCCGCGATAAGCTACAAGCCTAATATAATGCATAAATACCCCACAAAGATTTAATACGAAACAATTCAAGTTTTCCTTGGTCGTTTTTACTGTAACAAGTTAATTACTTTAAAGTTTTTAGGACCAAAGGAGGTAAAAAcgagactttttagccgatatcaaatatcccgcaCTTAGACTTTGCTTATATTCAAGCAAACTTTCAAACTTTTAAACACTTAAAATCTTTTGAAGTTTCTGTTCT
Proteins encoded in this region:
- the LOC139863815 gene encoding uncharacterized protein gives rise to the protein MGVSSSTWSRQGDPLSSYLFLLIMEGLHLCLKEKVDAGGITGYLTPNPDVKVSHLFYADDAVILSEISELKNKVAKSHLFGLGVHESLVDNYMDLVFSKFTVRVIKTVHGTDGGLQNTRFSNSIWCNIVASFQKTKDSNLLPADVLRRKVGRGDTIRFWKDNWLGDEEDCSIADKLINGSWEWTWIQNDIGARNGAALRDLCSKIGHVVLRDERDSWHWSLAEDNGYSVSGTRCYIDEAILPTDNIYKMWIKEIPRKINNFIWRLALDRLHTRLNLSRCGLEIEAIWCVSCGCNIESIHHVVFECEIPKSYGGN